The Chiloscyllium punctatum isolate Juve2018m chromosome 15, sChiPun1.3, whole genome shotgun sequence sequence GTTGCACCATGGTGATTAGTCACTGAAATATTGTCACACAAGGCTGTGGGTGTTCTTTAACAATCGAGCTTCTTccacaaataaaaacaaacaaaacctGAAAAGGCTGTTAGGAGGATCTCAACACAAACATCAAAATGTTTCAGCCTGTTTCCCAACACCATCCATTAGAGCTAATGCCAGGTAACTATCACTCCTATGTCTACCTTTTAAATCTTCACTGAACTGAACTTCCCCAGTTTTTCTCCTCCAGTTGTGGAGACAATTTCACAATTCCTTTCCAACTCTGCTGCCTCAAACCTTTCACGATTCTGATGGCCTAAACCTTCTCATGTTTTAACACCTTGAAGTTTTCAGTCCAAACTCTCCTGGCTTTGAAGCTccacaaactgcaatatttcagcTAGGGTGACTGGGTTCCTTGAACTGACTTGATCCTCCTGTGAGGAGAAACTGTTACAATCTTCTGAACTGAACTCTGGATTTTTCTGAAATTTGCCTTTCATAAACCCAACTGTTCTAAACATTTTATCTATTGACACCACAGGGACTCTTCCAGGCACTTTAACTGTAATTACATGTTTTCTCATACTAATGTATTTAGGTCATTGTTCAAAGAATATCTAGTCTTTTGAGAAATCCTTCACAGAATTTATCCATATCCATCTGCTACTGTCTTGAAATCCAAAACTATAACATTAATATATATGATACTGTGGTGAGtggtcacctcctgactccccaaaaatGATCCACCACCTACAAGGAGGAAGTCAGGCCTGTGATGGAGTGAACATGCCTAGATAGAAACAGTTGAACTACACTCTGGAAACTCACAGACAGTTCACAACAATCCAGCTGATTactctcccatccaccaccttaagTACCCATTCATTTTACCAATAGGTACCATGAAGTGTATAGTATCCACAGGATGCACTGTAGAGACTTGCTAAAGACTTATTTAACAAACTAACAACCTTCGCCACAATGTAAGAACGGAACAGGTGGTGCTAAGAAACACCACCACCCCCGGATTCCCATCCAAGTTATAGACCGTTCTGACTTGGACATATTGAATAAACACCAAAAGGGATGTTCCACCCAAATAGTTTGTTGTGTTTATATACAACTCTCCTACCATTTAATCAACGAATCTCAGCTTTCAGGACATTTACCTTTTTCCACACACCTAATTTACTTTGAAACCATACAGTTGTTTACCTCAACCATCTCCTGCAGTACTAAGTTCCACTTTCTATCCCTTATGAGGGAAAACTGTATTGAGGTGGAAGATCAGCTACAACCTCATCAAATAGCAAAACAGACTTGAAAGGCTGAAGAGTCCGTTCTTGCCCCTACCTCTATGCTCAGAGTAAGGTTAAGTATCCTTATTTCCTAACTGAATCTATTAGCAACTGCCCGACCCTTAGCACTTTTGGTATTGGATTCACCCACGACAGGAgacattccctttaaaattacCTAATCTAAACCAATCATAATTTAAAAGACCTCTGTCAAATCATCTCTAATTCTTGTGtttctgaaacaaaacaaaagtcCATAAACTCTGTTAAGGAAATCCTCTCAATCCTACTAACACATTACCAAACAATTTCTTAAatgcataaagtcaattcattttacattcctttgtccagatcaaaACATTTGAAAGAAACATTTCTATGCATTTTTTTTGTATCTTTCAAGAATTGTCAAGATCAATCCAGAGATCTCATATTCTCTAAACCTGCAGTGTTGATATCAATATTGCCACTCGTTGATGGTTGCTGGgtcaaaaatcctggaattttccATCTAACCATCACGGTGGGAGAACTTTCACTTTGTGGTTACAGTGGTTCAAATAAGCGGTTCatcaccagcttctcaagggaaCCATGGAATCGGGGATAATTTCTAGCATTGCTGGCAACACTCATATTCTTAGAATGGAGGTTAAACAAAAAACACAACACTTTATCAGCTACATCAAACTCTATAATGTAACACTCTGGCTTGCAGGGCTCAATGTTGTTTGATCATCTTCCCTCTTCCAAAAACGGTTTTTCTATGTTCCAGCTAACATCCTGCATGATACAATACACCATCCTTCCTTAAACTGCATTATTGAGCAATTGCTGGATTACCCTATTTTGCAGATTACTCTAACTTATTGAGGCTACTAATGACTATACAAACTGCACTTGAACACAATATCAAGTAGTACTTTAAACCTACGGCTAGCTTTCCAAGCAATTTTCCTGAATTCTTGACCAATTCAAGATTATAACATTCTTCCTGGAAATCTGATTAAACATTAACCTCTACAAAAACTACAAGAACATCAACACAAATAACTGAAGTTCTTCTTGTCTACATTGAAGTACACTGCACATTTGTAGTTAACACTACGTCTCAAATTCATATCAACCTCAACACGTGGTAAATGTCTCATTAGTTTTCTGTTCAAAACAAAGAGCTAATTTAAACTTAGCCATCTTCTTCACTTGACTTGAGTTGGGATTTCTGTGTTTCCAGCCCATGACATATTGTCAATTGAGAACCTTTACAGTGTGCTTCATTCATACACAGAGATACAAACCTTTTATCATTTTCTATGTGAGCTTATTTCTACACATTCGTGCAAATTTCAGGCACTTCAGCAATATGTTGGTCTAGGTTTCCCTCACATGCTTTCTAACTTTTCCAGAGAAAGATCCAGGCCTGAGTGTGGCACACTCACCTTGGAAGCAAGAGGCCCAAATGACCAGATTCGCATACGAGTTGGGGGCTACTGGAGTTGGTCCATTCCCCCCAAAAACAGCACAGATGCAGTCACAGCGGCTGATGAGTACCCAAAGTGAAATATCTAAAAAGCGCAGTCAGTGCTTGGAGACTCAAATCCAGTTCTAATGAAGGTGGTCAGGTCCATtggccctcacctccctccacccACTTCTCACTCatgataatttattctccaccCACTCTCAATGCCCTCTGCTTGGTAATGCTTGACCTGCCCACCCTTATAGCCCTTCTACGCCAACCTGTACTCCTCCACCAGCCCCAGGGACCCTCCTATCCTCCAGGCCAAATAATTTTTTCCTATCTACCTTTCTTTCTCTAAGTTAAAATTACTGCTCTTTAAATAACTTGACAGTTCCACAGACCTTATGCACCTTTTATGTGTATTCATGATCAAGAATCACAAAGCTTATTCAATAGAAAGCAGCCCATCCTCCAGCACTGGAGTCTGTTTTAGCTCTGTGCTGAGTACAAATGACCCTGCCAGGTTTGGGATTCCCCATGTGTGCGAATCACATCCCGCACCTTTACGCTATGGCAAAAATAGGTTCTGTTGGAAATGGGGGCTGTGTTCTGGGTCATGGAGCCATTTTAACTGATGCACGGAATCACCACACTTCTGCAAATCTGAGCCTAAAAATCAagtcagttaacattttgaacacTGTTAGCTCATTCCCTGTGAACAGTGCTAGTACCGTCTCATTTATTGAACCACACAAACAAGAGAGAAGGTCCATAAGTTCTCAAGTTGCTGCATATTTGAAATCACGTCTCCATCAGCCAGTGGAAAAGATAACAAGATAGGAGTGAAAGAATTATAGTCCAACTGGCAGGGAGAAACCAGCTTAGAATGAATTTAATGACATCAAAGAAATTCATTGAAATGTCTTAAATAAATTATTGAATTAGTCGATAATCAGACAAAAAAAATCTGCCAGTAAAGCTTTTAAATAACAGTGCTTCCAAAAACAGGAGAATATAAGTTTAACAATATTTGGACCAAAATGTTTAATTCTGTTGAGAACTTATGGAtgtggtttgctcgctgagctgaaaggttcatttccagacatttcattaccttactaggtaacatcttcagtggacttcATGCGAAggaatgctgaaaattcctgtcttctatttatatgtttgggtttctttgggttggtgatgtcatttcctgtggtgaagtcatttcctgttccttttcttaggcagtgagtagatggggtctaacttgatgtgtttgttgatagaactTATGCAACTTATGACAACTTATGCACTGAGAATGTAATTGGCCATTTCTGAACAATATCACTCTGTCATCTGAAATGGTCACCTAATATATCATCTATGCTAAATTCCTGCATGCTGGAGTTACAGTAAATCCCATAAAAGAAACATGCCAAGTCCTTCAAATTCAATGAAATATTTACATTTCAATTAGTAAAGACTGGATAACCAGAATGACTGTGGAGAAATATACAGTATATTTCCTTATTTGAAAATAAGACAAATTATCAAAGTTTTtaacaaatgcatttgaattccAACTAGATTCTGTCTGTTGTGGAAAGTGACGTGGAAGTGTAGTAGTCTCTAACAATTTAATTTTCTAGTTCCAAATAGGAAATTTGGAAGCCTTCCACAAAAACACTTCCTTCTGAAGTGAACAGTTTTAAAACCATTTGTCTGCATTAGTGAGAATGAGATTAGCTCTGTTGTTTCACCAAAGCTATTGAGAAATCACAGACAGCAACCACTGCATATGGACAAAATAGGTCAGTGCTTGTGCACACAAATAACATCTATATCAATATTAGTTCCCTTCCAGTGGAGAGCAAATCTCACGACAGACTGCCTGTGGAACATCTTCCACACAGATGCAatttttgtaataccttgtgttgatgtctgaaaaaaaaagtcagaCAGGTTTAATTTACCAAGAGGTTACTAATGCACTTCTGCATTTCGAGACATAAGGGCAAATTTTGGTATCAAACTATGTTGTTGCAAATTTACTGTAATGCTAAGTTGAAATATCATTTACAGTGAAAAAGTGCTGAGATCTTATGAAACCCTGCCAACTTTCTTTTCATTATTTCTCTTATATGTGCACAGGTCTTCCTTACAACCAGCAAATGCGACCCAACGCCTAATTAATATCAAGACGTGTGGAATGGAAGGGAAGATCAACAAGAAGGAAACTGCCTGTGAAGGAAAATGCAACATTACAGAAGGTTTGCATAAAGGCAAGAACTGCAAGTCATCCGTGATCACTATTAATGTAGGTGGGCACCTTTACACAACACAGAGATCTACTTTAACCAAATATACCGATTCCTTACCAGAAGCTTTGGTGAATGGCAAAATTCAAAATACTGTTGATGCTGATGGGAATTACTTCATAGATCGTGATGGCACACTGTTCAGGCATGTCCTCAACTTCCTGCGAAATGGCGAGCTTCTCTTACCAGAAGGATTTCAAGAGTTTCAACTTTTGGCAAGGGAGGCAGAATTCTATCAAATAAAGCCTCTGACCGATGCTCTGACAGCCAAGTCTGTGAGCATGCGGGAAGGGTCAGCAACAACATTCCTGGAAATAACAGACAGCCATGACCGCACTCATGGTCTCAGAATCTACTGCAATGCTTCAGATTTCATAACAAGAGTAAAAACACGCATTATTCAAGTGTCAAAAAGCCGCCTAGATGGGTTTCCTGAGGAATTTGTGGTGTCATCACATGCCATCCAGTTTAAGTACTTCATTAAATCAGAAAGTGGTGCACGGCTTGTCCTAAAAGAAGATAACACCTTTATATGCACGCTGGAGACCCTCAAGTTTGAGACTGTTATGATGGCTTTAAAGAGTGACTTCAAGTTACTGACCAGCTTGGATAGTTCCAAGGGATCAATCGTTCAGAGTGATGCACTTCATTTTCTGAAGTAAATCTGGCTTTACAAATAATACAGAAGCGTGCTGCACATCACAGTAATAAACACTGAGGTAACAAGGATTATTTTGCCATTATAAGATGATGGTAAAAAAGGCTGCTTGGTAGATTAACATAATGATGTAATATACTATGCACCACTAAATTGCAAAACAGAATTCAAAGCACCCGATTACATTAGAAAAGTTCCAATTTGTCCACAAGCATCTTATTCCATCATAACACTTCCACTTGTCATTGGCTTGCTTTGCTGATTAAGAGTATAAAATAAATAAATTTAGATCATGTATTACTGGAACATTCTGTACAGTAAAAAACAAAACTTCATCTCAAAAACTTTCATAGCCTCAATCTTCAAAATATCTATAGTAATATTTCCAACATCGATTTCTCCATTTCTTCAGCATGAAACATTTCAGCAAAATATCCTAGGCTCACAAGGTGATATGCAAGTTACTATCACAGTACGTTATGTCTTGGAAACTATTCAGCTTTATCCATTTGGCTCTGAGTAACAATGCTCAGTAAAGTAGCTATAATGCATCACAGTTTCATTAATTGCAGATTGGGACAGTGAAATTAATTCTAGATTACTCCAGCAGAGCTACAATGTGCTGGCACTGCCCCAATAGGCTGATCTGCCTCCGTGTGTGTTGTACAGCTCTACAAATAAAGAGCCCACTCTGAATTAAATACAAATACAAAGTAAACAAATTTATATTGTGTGCATCAGAATGATATTGTCTAATTGCAATGATCCACTCATCATTCATACATCCAAATTCTTGCTAACAGCATGAAACTGAATTTGCTCCAAGTTGCTAATTTCTTGTCTATTAACACTATAGATATTCAAGAACTATTATATAATAATGAGACCATTTCAATGTGTGCAAGCTTGTCTCAAAATGGATTGTTGCAGCTTAACTGATAATAAGCTTATATGGTGCATTCCTGAAGTCAAATGCTTACCAAACTGCTTTTTTGATACTTTGGAATGTTTTATAAATTCATCTCCACCCCTAAAAAAGCTGTACCTTTGGAACAGTCTTCCTTGAAACCATGTTCGGACCAATATTCTGGTGAAATACACAACTAGGGTGAAGAGACAGCTTATCTAAATCTTGGAGGCAAGGGCTTAGGTTTGGGAAGACGTAATAAACTGAACACAGCATACAAGGTAAGAAGGCAAGGTAGCAATAAGGGAGATGAACAAACATTGGCAAGAATGGGCAAAACATGCAAACCAAAACAAAAGGAATGCGTATCGAAGACATTTCACATACAGTGCCACCAAATGACGAGGAGCAATCATCGTCAATCATCAACAATAAGTGCCAAATCTTAGTCATGTCACTGTGGGGAAGCACTGGTACAGGTCACATCACTCATCATGGGCAAGAAATACATATAGGATGACTCAGTAACAATCCTCCAGCATGTATCTGCCAACAGTTTCTTTACAGAGTAGCAGTGGTGACAAGTCCTCTTGCTGGAAATAAGGCAGAGGGAACAGAATTGCTTAGATATTAAAAATACTAAAATATTAAAAATCAACAGTATCTTTTGTCTTTGGCTTTGGTAATGAGACTTTCCATAAAGAAATATAATAAATTATATCTAGTTTTGAATTATGTATTAATAATCACAAATGTCATACTATATTGTTAAATGCAATTAAAATGAATATTTAAACAGTTCTGTTAAGCATGGCATGTATTTAACTTATAGTTGGCAATAAAGATTTTCAAAACAATATTTTCCTGTTCTTGAATTTATCTCAATGTCAATGTGAAGAATCAGGAATAAAGGGGAGAGGTAAAATAATAAATCAATTAGAACAGTAGCTTGTTCAAATATTCCCCAgttttcagggatatgcagggttagccttg is a genomic window containing:
- the kctd4 gene encoding BTB/POZ domain-containing protein KCTD4 isoform X3 produces the protein MEGKINKKETACEGKCNITEGLHKGKNCKSSVITINVGGHLYTTQRSTLTKYTDSLPEALVNGKIQNTVDADGNYFIDRDGTLFRHVLNFLRNGELLLPEGFQEFQLLAREAEFYQIKPLTDALTAKSVSMREGSATTFLEITDSHDRTHGLRIYCNASDFITRVKTRIIQVSKSRLDGFPEEFVVSSHAIQFKYFIKSESGARLVLKEDNTFICTLETLKFETVMMALKSDFKLLTSLDSSKGSIVQSDALHFLK
- the kctd4 gene encoding BTB/POZ domain-containing protein KCTD4 isoform X2 → MWNRSSLQPANATQRLINIKTCGMEGKINKKETACEGKCNITEGLHKGKNCKSSVITINVGGHLYTTQRSTLTKYTDSLPEALVNGKIQNTVDADGNYFIDRDGTLFRHVLNFLRNGELLLPEGFQEFQLLAREAEFYQIKPLTDALTAKSVSMREGSATTFLEITDSHDRTHGLRIYCNASDFITRVKTRIIQVSKSRLDGFPEEFVVSSHAIQFKYFIKSESGARLVLKEDNTFICTLETLKFETVMMALKSDFKLLTSLDSSKGSIVQSDALHFLK
- the kctd4 gene encoding BTB/POZ domain-containing protein KCTD4 isoform X1 gives rise to the protein MVIIYSYPTPGHSDSHCHHTSATISSSSAFISFSSLYSPALARHDHFNYKPPSVLTEGVSPSRRSSLQPANATQRLINIKTCGMEGKINKKETACEGKCNITEGLHKGKNCKSSVITINVGGHLYTTQRSTLTKYTDSLPEALVNGKIQNTVDADGNYFIDRDGTLFRHVLNFLRNGELLLPEGFQEFQLLAREAEFYQIKPLTDALTAKSVSMREGSATTFLEITDSHDRTHGLRIYCNASDFITRVKTRIIQVSKSRLDGFPEEFVVSSHAIQFKYFIKSESGARLVLKEDNTFICTLETLKFETVMMALKSDFKLLTSLDSSKGSIVQSDALHFLK